The bacterium genome segment TCAAAAGGTCGCTGGAGATAGTTCTCAAGAAGGCCGCATCCGAGTTCCCAGCCGTTGTTCTGACCGGTCCCCGGCAGTCCGGCAAGACCACGGTTCTCAAACACATCTTCGGCGAGGAGTGCCGGTACATCTCCCTCGAGCCTCCCGATGTCCGGACGGCGGCCATGGAAGACCCCCGCGGTTTTCTCGAAATGTACCCGCCGCCGGTCATCTTCGACGAGGTCCAGTACGCACCCGATCTGCTTCCTTACGTGAAGGAGTGGATCGACGCCCACAGGGACCGGACCGGGCAGTACCTGCTCACGGGTTCCCAAGATCTCCTGCTTGTGGAGAAGATCACCGAGTCTCTGGCCGGGCGGGCGGCGATGCTCCGCCTGCTGCCTCTATCGCGCCGCGAGGCTGCCGGATGCCCCGAGGCCCCTCTCCCGTGGGAGCCCAAGAAACCCGGCAGTACCAATGCAGGTGCTTCGTACCAGGAGATCTGGAAGGACTTCCTGCGCGGTAGCTATCCGGAGATGGTCGCCAACCCCGGGCGCGACATCGGGCTGTGGCACGCCGGTTATGTTCAGACCTACCTCGAACGGGACGTGCGCTCCCTCCGCCAGGTGGGCGACCTATCCCAGTTCCAGAGCTTCCTTCGGGCCCTGGCGGCGCGGACCGCCCAACTGCTCAGCCTGACCGATCTGGCCAAGGACCTCGGCGTGGCCGTAAACACGGTCAAGGCCTGGCTTTCCGTGCTGGAGGCCACCTACCAGGTGATCGTGCTGCGGCCTTATTTCGCCAACGTGGGGAAACGCCTCGTCAAGACGCCGAAGGTCTATTTCACTGATGTCGGCACGCTCTGCTATCTCACCGGCCTCAAAGACCCCGAGCACGCGGCCTCCGGCCCCATGGGCGGTCCGATCATGGAGACGGCGGTGCTGTCCGAAATCGTCAAGACGCTCACTCACCGGGGCATGGACCCACAGGTCTACTTCTGGCGGACCTCCGCCGGCACGGAGGTGGACATCGTGGTGGAGACCGCCGGCAAGCTCGTGCCCGTGGAGGTGAAGCTCTCTGCGACACCCCGCCCGGCCATGGCTTCTTCCATCAAGACCTTCCAGAAGGATTTCGGCGACAAGGCCATGCCCGGTTACGTGGTCCATCCGGGCGATATCCGGCTGCCCTTGGGGTCGAACGTGACGGCCCTACCGTTCGCCGAACTATAGTCACTTCCCTACAGCAGCCCCTTCAACCGCATCCGGAGGTCGTTGGGGCTGTCGGCGGCGGCCATCGCGGCCTCCTCGTCCACCAGCCCCTCCTTGATCAGCAGGAACAGCGAGTAGTCGAACGTCCGCATCCCTTCCTGGATGCCGGCCGCCGACTGCATCACGCTGCGGATGCCGGCCAGGTCGGCCTTGCGCAGCAGCTCCCGCACACGCGGTGTCGAGAGCATCACCTCCACGGCCACGATCCGGCCGGCCTCGTCCTTCCGGGCCAGCAGCCGTTGGGCGATGATGGCGTTCAGGTTCAGCGAGAGCTGTATGGCGACGCTCTCGTGGGCCGCGGCCGGGAAGAAGTGCAGCAGACGCTCGAGCGTCTGGCTGGCGTTGTTGGCGTGCAGCGTCGAGAGCACCAGGTGCCCGGTCTCGGCGAAGTGCACCGCGGCCGTGGCGCTCTCGTCGTCGCGGATCTCGCCGATGAGCACGACGTCCGGGGCCTGCCGCAGCACGTCCCGCAGCGCCAGGCTGTACGACTCGCAGTCGGTGCCGATCTCGCGCTGGCTGACGATGCTGCGGTCGTCGGGATGCACGAACTCAATTGGGTCCTCTATGGTGACGATGTGGCCGGCGCGCTCCCGGCTGCGGTGAGATATCATGGCCGCCAGCGTGGTGGACTTCCCGGACCCGGTCTGTCCCACCACCAGCACCAGGCCCCTCAGCGCCAGGGCCAGGGGCCCCACGACCGGCGGCAGGCGCAGGTCGTCGAACGATGGGACTAGGCTTTTTACGCGCCGGATCACCGCCGCCGGTGATCCCCGCTGCACGTAGACGTTGACGCGGAACCGGCCCAGCGCCGGGC includes the following:
- a CDS encoding ATP-binding protein, producing MARKYIKRSLEIVLKKAASEFPAVVLTGPRQSGKTTVLKHIFGEECRYISLEPPDVRTAAMEDPRGFLEMYPPPVIFDEVQYAPDLLPYVKEWIDAHRDRTGQYLLTGSQDLLLVEKITESLAGRAAMLRLLPLSRREAAGCPEAPLPWEPKKPGSTNAGASYQEIWKDFLRGSYPEMVANPGRDIGLWHAGYVQTYLERDVRSLRQVGDLSQFQSFLRALAARTAQLLSLTDLAKDLGVAVNTVKAWLSVLEATYQVIVLRPYFANVGKRLVKTPKVYFTDVGTLCYLTGLKDPEHAASGPMGGPIMETAVLSEIVKTLTHRGMDPQVYFWRTSAGTEVDIVVETAGKLVPVEVKLSATPRPAMASSIKTFQKDFGDKAMPGYVVHPGDIRLPLGSNVTALPFAEL
- a CDS encoding PilT/PilU family type 4a pilus ATPase, with amino-acid sequence MHIDDLLKHMEARDASDLYLKVGVPPMLRVAGELKAIDGAPLSGDEIRRLADQMMTDRHRLEFEDRYRADIAYTSPALGRFRVNVYVQRGSPAAVIRRVKSLVPSFDDLRLPPVVGPLALALRGLVLVVGQTGSGKSTTLAAMISHRSRERAGHIVTIEDPIEFVHPDDRSIVSQREIGTDCESYSLALRDVLRQAPDVVLIGEIRDDESATAAVHFAETGHLVLSTLHANNASQTLERLLHFFPAAAHESVAIQLSLNLNAIIAQRLLARKDEAGRIVAVEVMLSTPRVRELLRKADLAGIRSVMQSAAGIQEGMRTFDYSLFLLIKEGLVDEEAAMAAADSPNDLRMRLKGLL